In one window of Miscanthus floridulus cultivar M001 chromosome 12, ASM1932011v1, whole genome shotgun sequence DNA:
- the LOC136497147 gene encoding LOW QUALITY PROTEIN: protein REVEILLE 2-like (The sequence of the model RefSeq protein was modified relative to this genomic sequence to represent the inferred CDS: deleted 1 base in 1 codon), with product MARFQARNDQRPAADHVGHGNFMDHLKNTLNSGELNLPGGARAPKARKPYTISKQREKWTEDEHNLFLEALQQHGRAWRRIQEHIGSKTAVQIRSHAQKFFSKVFRESSGDSNSVAAPPQIQIPPPRPKRRPTHPYPRKLRNSVGRDASAIKQLQKPLLQTQSLSEQENCSPKSVLSTAQIGSETLQTEGSGSPASSVYMEDKCFTPSTSVALSKDATTSNDVACEIPEGPVLRLFGKRVVVNNLDQQPSSNTGSLQHVADMELDASAETPTSGTGKLSSQVTEEAKTWCPWLTGTQQFMYYLPQGEVFSMHSACQFLNYGNGSISYTVLNAETVTSNKQQNQPSQAVDCKVTRAEGSWTESNTTSSSVAETTQNSDSIECTKVNNDEDKVIPVPGSRKCASTVPACLRGFVPYKKCTSQSKMLQSEETGEEADREMTRLCL from the exons ATGGCTCGTTTTCAG GCGAGGAACGATCAAAGGCCTGCTGCAGATCACGTCGGCCATGGAAACTTCATGGATCATCTGAAGAACACTCTCAACTCCGGTGAACTGAACTTGCCAGGAGGAGCGCGAGCCCCTAAG GCACGCAAGCCATACACGATATCCAAGCAGAGGGAGAAATGGACCGAGGACGAGCACAATCTCTTCTTGGAGGCCCTGCAGCAGCACGGCCGTGCCTGGCGCCGTATACAAG AGCACATAGGCAGCAAGACTGCCGTGCAAATCAGGAGCCACGCGCAGAAGTTCTTCTCCAAG GTCTTCCGAGAATCCTCTGGGGATAGCAACAGCGTAGCTGCTCCACCGCAAATTCAGATTCCGCCGCCACGGCCAAAGAGGAGGCCAACACACCCATACCCGCGCAAGCTGCGTAATTCAGTCGGCAGGGATGCCTCTGCGATCAAACAGCTTCAGAAGCCCCTGTTGCAGACACAGTCCCTGTCTGAGCAGGAGAATTGCTCACCAAAATCTGTGTTATCCACAGCACAGATTGGCTCCGAGACCCTGCAAACTGAAGGTAGTGGATCACCAGCTTCCTCGGTTTACATGGAGGACAAATGCTTCACACCAAGCACATCAGTAGCACTTTCCAAG GATGCCACCACTTCCAACGATGTGGCATGTGAAATACCTGAAGGTCCAGTTCTTAGGCTATTTGGCAAGAGGGTTGTGGTTAATAATTTAGATCAGCAGCCAAGCTCCAATACTGGGAGCCTACAACATGTGGCAGACATGGAACTGGATGCTTCAGCTGAGACACCAACTAGTGGAACTGGGAAGTTGTCTTCCCAAGTTACAGAAGAAGCAAAGACATGGTGCCCATGGCTGACCGGTACACAGCAGTTTATGTACTATCTTCCTCAAGGGGAGGTGTTCTCTATGCACTCTGCTTGCCAATTCCTCAACTACGGTAATGGAAGCATATCTTACACAGTGTTGAACGCAGAGACAGTTACCTCAAATAAGCAGCAGAACCAACCATCTCAAGCTGTAGACTGCAAGGTCACGAGGGCAGAAGGATCATGGACA GAGTCGAACACAACCTCCAGCAGTGTGGCTGAAACAACTCAGAATTCAGATTCTATAGAATGCACGAAAGTAAACAACGATGAAGACAAAGTGATACCTGTTCCAGGTTCAAGGAAATGTGCGAGCACAGTTCCAGCCTGCCTTCGAGGTTTTGTACCATACAAGAAGTGCACATCTCAAAGCAAGATGCTGCAGTCAGAGGAAACTGGGGAGGAGGCAGATAGAGAGATGACAAGGCTGTGCCTGTAA
- the LOC136497154 gene encoding organelle RRM domain-containing protein 6, chloroplastic-like — protein sequence MASAHAGFALTIAASRSFSFKIVACPSPSPSPTHRPVASRVGVRNQQRASTATACLQQPSASHDAATRLCVSGLSFRTTEQNLRDAFEKFGDLTEVCLVMDRVAKRPRGFAFLSYTEEEEARGAMEGMHGKVKDVQIVRCLCDNLLIARCSDNL from the exons TGGCGAGCGCTCACGCCGGCTTTGCCCTCACCATCGCTGCTTCCAGAAGCTTCAGCTTCAAAATCGTGGCatgcccctccccctccccctcgccCACGCATCGTCCGGTCGCTTCGCGCGTTGGGGTCCGCAACCAGCAGCGCGCGTCCACTGCCACGGCCTGTCTCCAGCAGCCGAGCGCCTCCCATGACGCCGCCACCAGGCTGTGCGTCAGCG GTCTTTCGTTCCGCACCACCGAACAGAACCTCCGGGACGCATTCGAAAAGTTTGGTGACCTTACGGAAG TTTGTCTCGTGATGGATAGAGTAGCGAAGCGACCGAGAGGTTTCGCTTTCCTTTCTTACACCGAGGAGGAGGAAGCCAGGGGCGCCATGGAAGGAATGCACGGGAAGGTGAAAGATGTTCAGATCGTCAGATGCTTGTGTGATAATCTGTTGATCGCCAGATGTTCAGATAACTTGTAG